In one Magallana gigas chromosome 7, xbMagGiga1.1, whole genome shotgun sequence genomic region, the following are encoded:
- the LOC105332543 gene encoding ficolin-1, translating to MWCEMEIDNGGWIVFQRRVDGTTDFYRGWTEYENGFGDLANNFYMGNYYLHEIVKSGDYELRVDLKDQAGEWAYAAYTNFMIGGPSASFILNVSGFYGNAGDSLDFQNGMMFTTYDRDNDEKDGSNCAVSFKGAWWHSHCHYSNLNGQYGTDTPSGGEISEYEKED from the exons ATGTGGTGCGAGATGGAAATAGACAACGGGGGCTGGATA GTGTTCCAGCGTCGTGTGGATGGGACTACAGATTTCTACAGAGGCTGGACTGAATACGAGAATGGGTTTGGGGATCTTGCTAACAATTTCTACATGG GGAATTACTACCTTCACGAAATTGTAAAATCTGGAGATTACGAGCTTAGAGTTGACTTGAAGGATCAGGCCGGAGAATGGGCGTATGCCGCCTACACGAACTTTATGATTGGAGGACCCTCCGCATCCTTTATATTAAATGTATCGGGATTCTACGGAAACGCAG GTGACAGTCTTGACTTTCAAAACGGAATGATGTTCACTACTTATGACAGAGACAACGATGAAAAAGATGGGTCAAATTGTGCTGTTTCCTTCAAGGGTGCGTGGTGGCACAGCCACTGTCATTACAGCAACCTGAATGGTCAATATGGGACTGATACCCCCAGTG GTGGCGAAATAAGTGAATATGAGAAAGAAGACTAA
- the LOC105342754 gene encoding fibrinogen-like protein A, with product MNSASRTSFLFCFFLAKVFGQEQFHGFFKFIGYQNSPETSFVNDQSFNKSMRECSSMCLKEDNCYFFDICKNGSLTSCYFYDNNVSSSDSVDSGACRRYELKQTCDVGFTSPCRCPTNMGDERCNHKYDCSGHLVDRNTPSYSFYKTFPNSVVKEMLCEMEIDNGGWIVFQRRVDGTTNFYRGWTEYEYGFGDLANNFYMGNYYLYEMVKSGDYELRVDLEDQAGEWAYAGYTNFMIGGPSTFFRLEVSGFYGNAGDSLEHQNGMMFTTYDRDNDESGSNCAVSFKGAWWHRGCHYSNLNGQYGIDTASGIIWYHWRGYKHSLVRAQMMVRRKINHQY from the exons ATGAATAGTGCATCTCGGacctcttttttattttgtttctttcttgCGAAAGTCTTTGGACAGGAACAGTTTCATggcttttttaaattcattggtTATCAAAACAGTCCAGAAACATCCTTTGTAAACGATCAAAGTTTCAATAAATCTATGAGGGAATGTTCATCAATGTGTTTAAAAGAAGACAACTGCTATTTTTTCGACATATGTAAGAATGGTAGCTTGACATCATGTTACTTCTATGACAACAATGTATCCAGCTCTGACAGTGTTGATAGTGGTGCTTGTAGACGTTatgaattg AAACAGACGTGCGACGTTGGCTTCACATCTCCCTGCCGATGCCCAACCAATATGGGAGATGAACGCTGCAACCACAAATATG attgTAGCGGACATTTAGTTGACAGAAATACGCCTTCatatagtttttataaaacGTTCCCAAACAGCGTGGTAAAGGAGATGTTGTGCGAAATGGAAATAGACAACGGGGGTTGGATA GTCTTTCAGCGCCGAGTAGATGGGACTACAAATTTTTACAGAGGCTGGACTGAATACGAGTACGGGTTTGGAGATCTGGCCAACAATTTCTATATGG GAAATTACTACCTTTACGAAATGGTAAAATCTGGAGATTATGAGCTTAGAGTTGACTTGGAGGATCAGGCTGGAGAATGGGCATACGCCGGCTACACGAACTTCATGATTGGAGGACCCTCCACATTTTTTAGATTAGAAGTATCGGGATTTTACGGAAACGCag GCGACAGTCTTGAGCATCAAAACGGAATGATGTTCACTACTTATGACAGAGATAACGATGAATCTGGGTCAAATTGTGCCGTTTCCTTCAAGGGCGCCTGGTGGCACAGAGGCTGTCACTACAGCAACCTCAATGGTCAATATGGAATTGATACTGCCAGTGGCATCATTTGGTACCACTGGCGTGGCTATAAACATTCATTAGTTAGAGCTCAGATGATGGTGAGGAGGAAAATAAATCACCAGTACTAA